In a genomic window of Flavobacteriales bacterium:
- a CDS encoding sensor histidine kinase, with protein MENLQTASSFCDEGIALSNSYGARSKRISAYQAKYEFLKAAGRFKEALNYHEKLLSLNDSVVKAMKDKELMNMFTKYEMREKDQELELSSRLLQQRTSTNRLILIFGGGILLGALIFIVSRLRTNRKLRAQKELIEKSLTEKELLLREIHHRVKNNLQVISSILSIQSRGIKDKEALKAVNESRARVKSMALIHQDLYGEDNLKGISAQTYITKLSNSLFNSYRVDTDRVRIETEVEDLLMDVDTSVPIGLILNELVTNSLKYAFPGDRQGEIRVELKEVDDSLRLTVADNGVGIPEEKKAASEDSFGMKMIKAFSKKLDAQWEIITDKGTTVKLVINNYHLVN; from the coding sequence ATGGAGAACTTACAGACGGCATCTTCATTCTGCGATGAAGGGATAGCACTCAGCAATAGCTATGGTGCGCGCTCTAAACGCATATCTGCTTACCAAGCCAAGTACGAGTTTTTAAAGGCAGCAGGTAGGTTCAAGGAGGCCCTGAACTATCATGAGAAACTTTTGAGCTTGAACGACTCTGTGGTCAAGGCCATGAAGGATAAGGAACTCATGAACATGTTCACCAAGTATGAGATGCGAGAGAAGGACCAAGAACTCGAGTTGAGTAGCCGATTGCTGCAACAGCGCACCTCTACCAATCGACTGATCCTCATTTTTGGAGGTGGAATTCTATTGGGTGCTCTCATCTTCATTGTTTCCAGGTTGCGCACCAATCGAAAACTCAGGGCCCAAAAAGAACTTATAGAGAAGTCATTGACCGAAAAAGAACTCTTACTCCGTGAGATACATCATCGGGTCAAGAACAATCTACAGGTGATCTCGAGTATACTCAGCATCCAGAGTAGAGGAATCAAGGATAAGGAGGCGCTCAAGGCGGTCAATGAGAGTAGGGCGAGGGTGAAGAGTATGGCACTCATTCATCAGGACCTCTATGGTGAGGATAATCTGAAAGGGATCAGCGCTCAGACCTATATCACCAAGTTGAGCAATAGCCTCTTCAACTCCTATCGCGTGGATACCGACCGTGTGCGTATAGAGACCGAAGTAGAAGACCTCCTCATGGACGTAGATACAAGCGTACCTATAGGGTTGATCCTCAATGAGTTGGTGACCAATAGTCTCAAATATGCATTTCCGGGTGATAGGCAGGGTGAGATACGTGTAGAACTTAAAGAGGTGGATGACTCTTTGAGGCTTACCGTAGCTGACAATGGAGTAGGTATACCAGAGGAGAAGAAAGCAGCTTCTGAAGATTCTTTCGGTATGAAAATGATCAAGGCCTTCAGTAAAAAATTGGATGCGCAGTGGGAGATCATCACCGATAAAGGGACCACCGTCAAATTGGTAATCAATAACTACCATTTGGTGAACTGA